From a single Sinorhizobium sp. RAC02 genomic region:
- a CDS encoding amidohydrolase family protein → MAGIETLFTNAKLADGSLKDIGVAAGRIVSIEAAGTTSGAAGHVDIAGALLVPGFVEGHIHLDTSFYGDKWIPHKPCTNGFDVHERVAFQAENMAIAAPIEERARKQLELCVANGSLHMRSHVMVDRSAGLKSLETILKIREEYRDIIDIQLVAFPQNGILKSPGTPELLDEAIGLGADLVGGLDPASFDRDLQGHLDVVFGVADKRGVGVDIHLHDFGSLGAFTVEEICARTVALGMQGRVAISHAYGLGDLDADSARRIGAKIATAGVSIMTNAPGDHAFPPVALLRAEGVTVFAGSDNIRDSWWPYGDGDMLGRAMMIGYRSGFYTDEELSAAFDVVTAASARALGLEGYGIAIGAKADFVTLAAEHVPEAVVAVPKGRRVFKAGRLVAENGTVVR, encoded by the coding sequence ATGGCCGGGATCGAGACGCTTTTCACCAATGCCAAACTGGCAGACGGATCGCTGAAGGACATCGGCGTTGCCGCCGGTCGTATCGTGTCGATCGAAGCGGCCGGCACAACGTCCGGCGCTGCCGGGCACGTCGACATCGCCGGTGCCCTGCTGGTCCCCGGCTTCGTCGAGGGGCATATCCACCTTGATACCAGCTTCTACGGCGACAAATGGATTCCGCACAAACCGTGCACCAACGGTTTTGACGTGCACGAGCGCGTGGCCTTCCAGGCCGAGAACATGGCCATTGCCGCTCCCATTGAGGAGCGCGCCCGCAAGCAGCTCGAACTCTGTGTCGCCAACGGCTCCCTCCACATGCGCAGCCACGTCATGGTGGATCGCTCGGCGGGGCTGAAGTCGCTCGAGACAATCCTGAAAATCCGCGAGGAATACCGGGATATCATCGACATCCAGCTTGTCGCCTTCCCGCAGAACGGCATCCTGAAAAGCCCCGGTACACCGGAGCTTCTGGATGAGGCGATTGGCCTTGGCGCCGATCTCGTCGGCGGTCTCGATCCGGCAAGTTTCGACCGTGACCTGCAAGGCCACCTCGACGTGGTCTTCGGCGTCGCGGACAAGCGCGGCGTCGGCGTCGATATCCATCTGCACGATTTCGGCTCGCTCGGTGCCTTCACCGTGGAAGAAATCTGCGCCCGCACGGTGGCGCTCGGCATGCAGGGCAGGGTGGCGATCAGCCACGCCTACGGCCTTGGCGATCTCGACGCGGATTCCGCCCGCCGCATTGGCGCAAAGATCGCCACTGCCGGCGTCTCGATCATGACCAACGCCCCCGGCGACCACGCTTTTCCGCCGGTTGCCCTGCTGCGCGCCGAGGGCGTTACCGTTTTCGCCGGCAGCGACAACATCCGCGATTCCTGGTGGCCTTATGGCGATGGCGACATGCTGGGCCGCGCGATGATGATCGGTTACCGCTCCGGTTTCTACACGGATGAGGAGCTTTCGGCCGCTTTCGACGTGGTGACAGCGGCGAGTGCCAGGGCGCTAGGCCTCGAAGGCTACGGCATCGCAATTGGCGCAAAGGCGGATTTCGTGACGCTTGCGGCGGAGCATGTGCCGGAGGCCGTGGTGGCGGTGCCGAAGGGGCGTCGGGTGTTTAAGGCCGGGAGGCTCGTTGCCGAAAACGGCACGGTTGTTCGCTAA
- a CDS encoding L,D-transpeptidase, with product MTGESVSRRSFLLGSAGLATTVLAGCTTPVRERVVVAPEPVDTSIYATMYGPKPDEQFPLPAIPYQKIDRRFYRQMVPNPTGERPGVIVVDTANHFLYLTYEDGQAMRYGVGLGRAGFEWAGRGVIQYKRQWPRWTPPDEMVARQPELEPYSIANGGMEPGLKNPLGARAMYIFQNNEDTLYRIHGSPEWWTIGKSVSSGCVRMINQDVVDLFNRVQNGTPIVVLGNAAVAAAY from the coding sequence TTGACGGGTGAAAGCGTAAGCCGCCGATCCTTCCTGCTCGGCAGTGCAGGATTGGCAACCACTGTTCTGGCTGGCTGCACCACGCCGGTTCGCGAAAGGGTCGTCGTCGCGCCGGAGCCGGTCGATACCAGCATCTATGCTACCATGTACGGGCCGAAGCCGGACGAGCAGTTTCCGCTGCCGGCCATTCCCTATCAGAAGATCGACCGGCGCTTCTATCGCCAGATGGTACCGAACCCGACCGGCGAGCGGCCCGGCGTGATCGTCGTCGATACGGCAAACCATTTCCTCTACCTGACCTATGAGGATGGCCAGGCGATGCGCTACGGCGTCGGCCTCGGACGCGCCGGCTTCGAATGGGCCGGCCGTGGCGTCATCCAGTACAAGCGGCAATGGCCGCGCTGGACGCCACCCGACGAGATGGTCGCCCGCCAGCCGGAGCTGGAACCCTACAGCATCGCCAATGGCGGCATGGAGCCGGGCCTGAAGAACCCGCTCGGCGCCCGCGCGATGTACATCTTCCAGAACAACGAAGACACGCTCTACCGCATCCATGGTTCGCCGGAATGGTGGACGATCGGCAAGTCCGTTTCCTCCGGCTGCGTGCGCATGATCAACCAGGATGTGGTCGATCTGTTCAACCGCGTGCAGAACGGCACGCCCATCGTGGTGCTGGGCAACGCTGCGGTCGCCGCCGCCTATTGA
- a CDS encoding murein L,D-transpeptidase family protein yields MAMDVASLAEAPQLSSKVKAEMSKKKMSPTSPVLVRIFKQESELEVWKVNASGQYALFKTYPMCRWSGKLGPKTKNGDRQAPEGFYHVSAGMLNPNSQYYVSFNLGYPNRLESALGYTGEALMVHGACSSSGCYAMTDQGVGEIYAIVQKALDGGQARFQVQAYPFRMTTENMAKHKGDPNMPFWRTLKEGYDAFAFTKRQPKVSVCGSRYVFNKEFVDGEPDDPLAQCPAVVGGSEGDLMAKIGAEQKKLDAAIATTTTVSSFAYMDGGMHPSFRTLLKQQGAKGLAARISRTKYPVSRPEAALADPYED; encoded by the coding sequence ATGGCCATGGATGTGGCCTCGCTCGCCGAGGCGCCGCAGCTTTCCAGCAAGGTGAAGGCGGAGATGTCGAAGAAGAAGATGAGCCCGACCAGCCCCGTGCTGGTGCGCATCTTCAAGCAGGAAAGCGAACTGGAAGTCTGGAAGGTCAATGCCAGCGGCCAGTATGCACTGTTCAAGACCTATCCGATGTGCCGCTGGTCCGGAAAGCTCGGGCCGAAGACGAAGAACGGCGACCGCCAGGCGCCGGAAGGGTTTTACCACGTCTCCGCAGGCATGCTGAACCCGAACTCGCAATATTATGTCTCCTTCAATCTCGGCTACCCGAACCGTCTGGAATCCGCACTCGGCTATACGGGTGAGGCGCTGATGGTGCACGGCGCCTGTTCATCCTCCGGCTGCTACGCCATGACCGACCAGGGTGTCGGCGAGATCTACGCCATCGTGCAGAAGGCGCTGGATGGCGGTCAGGCGCGTTTCCAGGTGCAGGCCTATCCGTTCCGCATGACGACGGAGAACATGGCCAAGCACAAGGGTGACCCGAACATGCCGTTCTGGCGTACGCTGAAGGAAGGCTACGATGCCTTCGCCTTCACGAAGCGCCAGCCGAAGGTTTCCGTCTGCGGCAGCCGCTACGTCTTCAACAAGGAATTCGTCGACGGCGAACCCGACGATCCGCTGGCGCAGTGCCCGGCGGTCGTTGGCGGCTCCGAAGGCGACCTGATGGCGAAGATCGGCGCTGAGCAGAAGAAGCTGGATGCCGCCATCGCAACCACCACGACGGTCTCGAGCTTCGCCTATATGGACGGTGGCATGCATCCGAGCTTCCGCACGCTGCTGAAGCAGCAGGGGGCCAAGGGCCTTGCCGCCCGGATCTCGCGCACCAAATATCCTGTCAGCCGGCCTGAAGCCGCGCTGGCCGATCCCTATGAAGATTGA
- a CDS encoding helix-turn-helix domain-containing protein gives MLTIGDLSKTTGVKVPTIRYYEQMGLLSHAERSEGNQRRYSNEERERLAFIRHARDLGLTIDAIRELIVLSQHPERPCHDADRIAAEQLSTVRRKIERLQKLEAELVRITSHCHTDQVRDCYVIRALANHDLCHDEHD, from the coding sequence ATGCTGACGATCGGAGATCTTTCCAAAACCACGGGCGTCAAGGTTCCGACCATCCGCTACTACGAGCAGATGGGTCTGCTCTCCCATGCCGAGCGCTCCGAGGGCAACCAGCGGCGCTACTCGAACGAGGAGCGCGAACGCCTCGCCTTCATCCGGCACGCCCGCGACCTCGGTCTCACCATCGATGCCATTCGTGAACTGATCGTCCTTAGCCAGCACCCGGAACGCCCCTGCCACGATGCCGACCGCATCGCCGCCGAACAGCTTTCGACCGTCCGGCGCAAGATCGAGCGCCTGCAGAAGCTGGAGGCGGAACTGGTGCGCATCACCAGCCATTGCCACACCGACCAGGTCCGCGACTGCTACGTCATCCGGGCGCTCGCCAACCACGACCTTTGCCACGACGAGCACGACTAG
- a CDS encoding SCO family protein, with protein MKRRTFIGLAGVLAAIVGATVAAQVPATEKPKQRTFALRTVDGKAFGSADLAGKPYLVFFGFTHCPDVCPTALFELSALLKDIGPAADRITPLFISVDPERDTAELLKLYMTSFDPRIIALRGDAAETKAAADAFSATYKKVPTASDSYTMDHTAGLFLIRADGRLQGMLDMHEPRETQLQKLKLLAAS; from the coding sequence ATGAAGCGCAGGACATTCATTGGTCTTGCAGGCGTGTTGGCCGCGATCGTCGGAGCGACGGTCGCGGCACAGGTTCCCGCAACGGAAAAGCCAAAGCAGCGCACCTTCGCCTTGCGGACGGTCGACGGCAAAGCCTTCGGCTCGGCCGATCTCGCCGGAAAACCCTATCTCGTCTTCTTCGGCTTCACCCATTGCCCGGATGTCTGCCCGACGGCACTGTTCGAGCTGAGTGCATTGCTGAAGGACATCGGCCCGGCGGCGGATCGCATCACGCCGCTCTTCATTTCGGTCGATCCCGAGCGCGACACTGCGGAGCTTTTGAAACTCTACATGACCTCCTTCGACCCGCGCATCATCGCGCTCCGCGGCGATGCGGCCGAGACGAAAGCGGCGGCGGATGCCTTTTCGGCTACCTACAAAAAGGTGCCGACGGCCTCGGACAGTTACACGATGGACCACACCGCCGGCCTCTTTCTCATCCGTGCGGATGGCCGGCTCCAGGGCATGCTGGACATGCACGAGCCGCGCGAAACGCAGCTTCAGAAGCTGAAATTGCTTGCAGCGTCCTAG
- a CDS encoding heavy metal translocating P-type ATPase, which translates to MSDVKETRFRVGGMDCASCASKIDTAVRRMPGVSDVSVSVTAGTMRVQHDVTSDLEAIRRKVSGLGYAVTPAAAIAEKPAAKHEHGPGCSHDHNHGHDHSHDHDDHDHDHTGHDHKPKAAAIEGPHGHDHGPSEGPWWKGKKGRLTILAGASLVIAYGVGHLFPAIETYAFVIAMFVGLLPIARRAIMAALAGTPFSIEMLMTIAAVGAVVINATEEAAAVVFLFLVGELLEGVAAGKARDSIRSLSALVPKTALLEENGRTKEVPAESLAVGAVILVRPGDRISADGVIIDGESAIDEAPVTGESTPVNKDVGDTVFAGTVNGDAALRVRVTAAAADNTIARVIKLVEEAQESKAPTERFIDRFSKYYTPGVVVVAALVAIIPPLFLGGIWSEWVYKGLAVLLIGCPCALVISTPAAIAASLSAGARRGLLMKGGAVLEGLGKLTAIAFDKTGTLTEGKPKVTDIVAFAQPADEVLRLAAALEAGSSHPLALAILGKAADDGIVPPVASGSRALGGKGVTATVEGRQVFLGSPKAVAEQVTLSDEVKAATAKLNDDGKTVSMLVVEGVLVGAIAMRDEPRADAAAGLKALKDAGIKTIMLTGDNARTAKAVGAELGIEVRAELMPEDKQRIVGELQREGYVVGKIGDGINDAPALAAANVGIAMGGGTDVALETADAAILHGRVGDVALMTDLSKRTMRNIVQNIVLSLGLKGVFLVTTIVGITGLWPAILADTGATVLVTLNALRLLRPIK; encoded by the coding sequence ATGTCCGATGTGAAAGAGACGCGTTTCCGGGTTGGCGGCATGGATTGCGCCTCCTGCGCCAGCAAGATCGACACGGCCGTGCGCCGCATGCCGGGGGTTTCGGACGTATCCGTTTCCGTGACCGCCGGCACCATGCGCGTACAGCACGACGTGACGAGCGACCTGGAGGCGATCCGTAGAAAAGTCTCCGGCCTCGGCTACGCGGTGACGCCGGCGGCAGCGATTGCGGAAAAGCCGGCAGCGAAGCACGAACACGGTCCCGGTTGCAGCCACGATCATAACCACGGGCACGACCATTCCCATGATCATGATGACCATGATCACGACCATACGGGCCATGACCATAAGCCGAAGGCTGCGGCCATCGAGGGCCCGCACGGCCACGATCACGGCCCGTCCGAAGGTCCATGGTGGAAGGGCAAGAAGGGTCGGCTGACGATTCTCGCCGGTGCGTCGCTGGTCATCGCCTACGGCGTCGGCCATCTCTTCCCGGCCATCGAGACCTATGCTTTCGTCATCGCGATGTTCGTCGGCCTCCTGCCGATTGCGCGCCGTGCCATCATGGCGGCCCTCGCCGGCACGCCGTTCTCCATCGAAATGCTGATGACGATCGCCGCCGTCGGCGCGGTGGTCATCAACGCCACCGAAGAGGCCGCTGCCGTCGTCTTCCTCTTCCTCGTCGGCGAGTTGCTGGAAGGGGTTGCAGCCGGCAAAGCGCGTGACAGCATCCGCTCGCTCTCCGCCCTCGTGCCGAAGACCGCACTTCTCGAAGAGAACGGCCGCACCAAGGAAGTGCCGGCCGAATCACTCGCGGTCGGCGCCGTCATTCTGGTACGCCCCGGCGACCGCATTTCCGCCGATGGCGTGATCATCGACGGTGAAAGCGCCATCGACGAGGCCCCCGTCACCGGCGAAAGCACGCCGGTCAACAAGGACGTCGGCGACACCGTCTTCGCAGGCACGGTGAATGGCGATGCGGCGCTGCGCGTGCGCGTCACCGCGGCGGCTGCGGACAACACTATCGCCCGCGTTATCAAGCTGGTCGAGGAAGCCCAGGAATCGAAGGCGCCGACCGAGCGCTTCATCGACCGCTTCTCCAAATACTATACGCCCGGTGTGGTCGTCGTTGCGGCGCTCGTCGCAATCATCCCGCCGCTGTTCCTCGGTGGCATCTGGAGCGAATGGGTCTACAAGGGCCTCGCCGTGCTGCTGATCGGCTGCCCCTGCGCGCTGGTCATTTCGACGCCCGCCGCCATTGCCGCATCTCTCTCCGCCGGTGCCCGTCGCGGCCTGCTGATGAAGGGCGGCGCGGTGCTGGAAGGCCTCGGCAAGCTCACCGCCATCGCCTTCGACAAGACCGGCACGCTGACCGAAGGTAAGCCGAAGGTTACCGACATCGTCGCCTTCGCACAACCGGCCGACGAAGTTCTGCGCCTCGCCGCCGCCCTCGAAGCGGGCTCCAGCCACCCGCTGGCGCTCGCCATCCTCGGCAAGGCCGCGGATGACGGCATCGTGCCGCCGGTGGCAAGCGGTTCGCGGGCGCTCGGCGGCAAGGGCGTCACGGCCACCGTGGAGGGCAGGCAGGTCTTCCTCGGCTCGCCGAAGGCGGTTGCCGAACAGGTCACGCTGTCCGACGAGGTCAAAGCCGCCACTGCAAAGCTCAATGATGATGGCAAGACCGTCTCCATGCTGGTCGTCGAGGGCGTGCTCGTCGGTGCCATCGCCATGCGCGACGAGCCGCGCGCCGACGCGGCGGCCGGGCTCAAGGCACTGAAGGATGCCGGCATCAAGACGATCATGCTGACGGGCGATAATGCCCGCACGGCAAAAGCCGTCGGCGCCGAACTCGGCATCGAGGTGCGCGCCGAACTGATGCCGGAAGACAAGCAGCGCATCGTCGGCGAACTGCAGCGCGAAGGTTATGTCGTCGGCAAGATCGGCGACGGCATCAATGACGCACCTGCTCTGGCTGCCGCCAATGTCGGCATCGCCATGGGTGGCGGCACGGATGTGGCACTCGAAACGGCGGATGCCGCCATTCTGCACGGCCGCGTCGGCGACGTGGCGCTGATGACGGATCTTTCCAAGCGCACCATGCGCAACATCGTGCAGAACATCGTCCTCTCGCTCGGCCTCAAGGGTGTGTTCCTGGTGACGACCATCGTCGGCATCACTGGCCTCTGGCCGGCGATCCTCGCCGATACCGGCGCCACCGTGCTCGTGACGCTGAATGCGCTGCGCCTGCTGCGGCCGATCAAATGA
- a CDS encoding carboxynorspermidine decarboxylase → MSLTTPYYLIDKSKLIANMEKIARLRELSGAKALLALKCFATWSVFDLMRDYMDGTTSSSLNEVRLGHERFGKETHAYSVAYADYEIDEVISHADKIIFNSVSQLDRFGDKASGIVRGLRLNPGISSSTFDLADPARPFSRLGEWDVKQVEPVMDRISGFMIHNNCENGDFDLFDRMLGTIEEKFAPLLKKAEWVSLGGGIHFTGETYPLEKFAERLKRFSGDYGVQVYLEPGEASITKSTTLEVTVLDTLNNGKNLAIVDSSIEAHMLDLLIYRENAKLSPNTGPHRTMVCGKSCLAGDIFGEFNFEAPLKVGDRISIQDAAGYTMVKKNWFNGVKMPAIAIRELDGSITTVREFTYADYEESLS, encoded by the coding sequence ATGTCCCTCACGACCCCCTATTATCTGATCGACAAGTCGAAGCTCATCGCCAACATGGAAAAGATCGCGCGCCTGCGCGAGCTTTCCGGCGCAAAGGCGCTGCTCGCGCTGAAATGCTTCGCCACCTGGTCGGTCTTCGATCTGATGCGCGACTATATGGACGGTACGACCTCCTCGTCGCTGAACGAAGTGCGCCTCGGGCACGAGCGTTTCGGCAAGGAAACGCACGCCTATTCCGTCGCCTATGCCGATTACGAGATCGACGAGGTCATCAGCCACGCCGACAAGATCATCTTCAACTCGGTGAGCCAGCTCGATCGTTTCGGCGACAAGGCATCCGGCATCGTGCGGGGCCTTCGCCTCAATCCCGGCATTTCCTCCTCTACCTTCGATCTCGCCGACCCGGCCCGTCCGTTCTCGCGGCTCGGCGAATGGGATGTGAAACAGGTCGAGCCGGTGATGGACCGCATCTCCGGCTTCATGATCCACAACAATTGCGAGAACGGCGATTTCGACCTGTTCGACCGCATGCTCGGCACGATCGAGGAGAAGTTCGCGCCGCTCCTGAAGAAGGCCGAATGGGTAAGCCTCGGCGGCGGCATTCACTTCACCGGCGAGACCTATCCGCTGGAGAAATTTGCCGAGCGGCTGAAGCGGTTCTCCGGCGACTACGGCGTGCAGGTCTATCTGGAGCCGGGCGAAGCCTCGATCACCAAGTCCACCACGCTGGAAGTGACGGTGCTCGACACGCTCAACAACGGCAAGAACCTCGCCATCGTCGACAGTTCGATCGAGGCCCACATGCTGGACCTGTTGATCTACCGGGAGAACGCCAAGCTTTCGCCGAACACCGGGCCGCACCGCACCATGGTCTGCGGCAAGTCGTGCCTCGCCGGCGATATTTTCGGCGAATTCAATTTCGAGGCCCCGCTGAAGGTCGGCGACCGCATCTCCATCCAGGATGCGGCCGGCTACACCATGGTCAAGAAGAACTGGTTCAACGGCGTGAAAATGCCGGCGATCGCCATCCGCGAACTGGACGGCAGCATCACAACGGTCCGCGAATTCACCTACGCGGACTACGAAGAAAGCCTCTCCTGA
- a CDS encoding saccharopine dehydrogenase family protein, which yields MKKNVLIIGAGGVAQVVAHKCAQNNDVLGDIHIASRTKAKCEKIIASVHEKKAMKQPGVLEGHALDALDIEATKALITSTKSEIVINVGTAFLNMSVLRACMDTGVAYIDTAIHEEPGKICETPPWYGNYEWKRAAECEEKGITAILGAGFDPGVVNAYAKLAKDEYLDTVTDVDIVDINAGSHGKYFATNFDPEINFREFTGVVYSWQDGHWQTNKMFEIGKDYDLPVVGTRRAYLCGHDEVHSLAKNMDGANVRFWMGFGDHYINVFTVLKNLGLLSEQPVKTAEGLEVVPLKVVKAVLPDPSSLAPNYEGKTCIGDYVKGMKDGKEKTVFIYNVADHKEAYEEVGSQGISYTAGVPPVAAAMLVATGEWDVKKMANIEELAPKPFINLLNGMGLPTRIQDEDGDRAVSF from the coding sequence ATGAAAAAGAACGTCCTCATCATCGGCGCCGGCGGCGTCGCACAGGTGGTCGCACACAAGTGCGCCCAGAACAACGACGTGCTCGGCGATATCCATATCGCGTCGCGCACCAAGGCGAAGTGCGAAAAGATCATCGCGTCGGTCCATGAGAAGAAGGCTATGAAACAGCCGGGCGTGCTCGAAGGCCATGCGCTCGACGCGCTCGACATCGAGGCGACCAAGGCGCTCATCACCTCCACGAAGTCCGAGATCGTCATTAATGTCGGCACCGCCTTCCTCAACATGTCGGTGCTGCGCGCCTGCATGGATACGGGCGTCGCCTATATCGACACCGCGATCCATGAAGAGCCCGGCAAGATCTGCGAGACACCGCCGTGGTACGGGAACTACGAGTGGAAGCGTGCCGCCGAATGCGAAGAGAAGGGCATCACCGCCATTCTCGGCGCCGGTTTCGATCCGGGCGTGGTCAACGCCTATGCCAAGCTCGCCAAGGACGAGTATCTCGACACGGTGACCGACGTCGACATCGTCGACATCAATGCCGGCAGCCATGGCAAGTACTTCGCCACGAACTTCGACCCGGAAATCAATTTCCGCGAATTCACCGGCGTCGTCTACTCTTGGCAGGATGGCCACTGGCAGACGAACAAGATGTTCGAAATCGGCAAGGACTACGACCTGCCGGTCGTCGGCACGCGCCGCGCCTATCTCTGCGGCCATGACGAAGTGCATTCGCTGGCGAAGAACATGGACGGCGCGAATGTGCGCTTCTGGATGGGTTTTGGCGACCACTACATCAACGTCTTCACCGTGCTGAAGAACCTCGGCCTGCTCTCCGAACAGCCGGTCAAGACGGCCGAAGGGCTTGAGGTCGTGCCGCTCAAGGTCGTCAAGGCCGTGCTGCCGGATCCGTCGTCGCTTGCGCCGAACTACGAAGGCAAGACCTGCATCGGCGACTACGTGAAGGGCATGAAGGACGGCAAGGAAAAGACCGTCTTCATCTACAACGTGGCCGACCATAAGGAAGCTTACGAGGAAGTCGGCAGCCAGGGCATTTCCTACACCGCCGGCGTGCCGCCGGTCGCAGCAGCTATGCTGGTCGCCACCGGCGAGTGGGACGTGAAGAAGATGGCCAACATCGAAGAGTTGGCGCCCAAACCCTTCATCAACCTGCTCAACGGCATGGGCCTGCCCACCCGCATCCAGGACGAAGACGGCGACCGCGCCGTCAGCTTCTAA
- a CDS encoding flavin reductase family protein produces the protein MDERQFRNALAEYATGVTIVTALSKSGEKIGMTMTSFNTVSLDPPLVLFSVGVKALSLDALREADAYVVNILARTQENLSNQFARASSDKWAGVHHTEGHKGAPRLTNAIAQFECEPYACHEGGDHLIFLGRVVNFRTSDTAAEPLLFFRGRYHSVAGPRIDVDAWPLPLHY, from the coding sequence ATGGACGAGCGGCAGTTCCGCAATGCGCTTGCCGAATACGCGACGGGCGTGACCATCGTCACGGCACTGTCGAAATCGGGCGAGAAGATCGGCATGACGATGACCTCGTTCAACACGGTCTCGCTCGATCCGCCGCTGGTGCTGTTTTCCGTCGGCGTCAAGGCGTTGAGCCTCGATGCGCTACGCGAGGCGGATGCCTATGTGGTCAACATCCTCGCCCGCACGCAGGAGAACCTCTCCAACCAGTTCGCCCGCGCTTCGAGCGACAAGTGGGCCGGCGTGCACCACACCGAGGGTCACAAGGGCGCGCCGCGGCTCACCAATGCCATCGCCCAGTTCGAATGCGAGCCCTATGCCTGCCATGAAGGCGGCGACCACCTGATCTTCCTCGGTCGCGTCGTCAATTTCCGCACATCCGATACGGCGGCCGAGCCGCTGCTGTTCTTCCGCGGCCGCTACCACAGCGTCGCCGGCCCGCGCATCGACGTCGATGCCTGGCCCCTGCCCCTGCATTACTGA
- a CDS encoding 4-hydroxyphenylacetate 3-hydroxylase N-terminal domain-containing protein produces MSKSEPKSGKEHLASLRDGREIFINGARVNDVTTHDAFSNVARSVEKMFDFAKAAENAELMTYATPEGGRANRIWELPGSYQELVKRRAGLEAWTGLHGGFLGRAPDHVASCIAGMYMGRDVFEDYNPKFARNLADYYKYARDNDLYLTYVIINPQADRSKNAAEQADPFLTAGVVDRDAEGITVRGAKMLATGGVVANEVFVTCIQPLKAGEENYALSFAIPMNAKGLKILSRKSYEAASPSVFDNPLASRFDENDAVLYFDDVKVPWDRVFIDGDVAMCAKQFHATPAHVYQNYQAMIRLSVKLRFLVGIAKRTTDVNGISQFPQVREMLGQLAAEAGMVDALVAAMEAKGKQVGAYFVPDAATLYSAQVLTQQLYPKILNTLRELAGGGMIMLPSSVDDFGNPELARLIDKTQQSPAASSRDRVKFYKLAWDAVGSEFGSRHHQYEMFYAGATFVTKNHAFRTYDWSAADGLLQNMLDSYSLEDSLKAAEAA; encoded by the coding sequence ATGAGCAAGTCCGAACCAAAATCCGGCAAGGAGCACCTTGCCAGCCTGCGCGATGGCCGCGAGATTTTCATCAATGGCGCCCGCGTCAACGACGTGACGACGCATGACGCCTTTTCCAATGTCGCGCGCTCGGTCGAAAAGATGTTCGACTTCGCGAAGGCCGCTGAAAATGCCGAGCTGATGACCTATGCGACGCCGGAAGGCGGGCGTGCCAACCGCATCTGGGAACTGCCCGGCAGCTACCAGGAACTGGTCAAGCGCCGCGCCGGGCTTGAAGCCTGGACCGGCCTGCATGGCGGCTTCCTCGGCCGCGCGCCGGACCATGTCGCCTCCTGCATCGCCGGCATGTATATGGGCCGCGACGTCTTCGAGGACTACAATCCGAAATTCGCGCGCAACCTCGCCGACTATTACAAATATGCCCGCGACAACGACCTTTACCTGACCTACGTCATCATCAACCCGCAGGCTGACCGCTCGAAGAATGCCGCCGAGCAGGCCGATCCGTTCCTGACGGCCGGCGTGGTGGATCGCGACGCGGAAGGCATCACCGTGCGCGGCGCCAAGATGCTGGCGACCGGCGGTGTCGTCGCCAACGAGGTTTTCGTCACCTGCATCCAGCCGCTGAAGGCGGGTGAAGAGAATTACGCACTGTCCTTCGCCATTCCGATGAATGCCAAGGGTCTGAAGATCCTGTCGCGCAAGTCCTATGAGGCGGCTTCGCCCTCGGTCTTCGACAATCCGCTGGCGAGCCGCTTCGACGAGAACGACGCCGTGCTTTATTTCGACGACGTGAAGGTTCCGTGGGACCGCGTCTTCATCGATGGCGACGTGGCGATGTGTGCCAAGCAGTTCCATGCGACACCGGCGCATGTCTACCAGAACTACCAGGCGATGATCCGCCTGTCGGTCAAGCTGCGTTTCCTCGTCGGCATCGCCAAGCGCACCACCGACGTCAACGGTATCTCGCAGTTCCCGCAGGTGCGTGAAATGCTCGGCCAGCTCGCCGCCGAGGCCGGCATGGTGGACGCGCTGGTCGCCGCGATGGAGGCCAAGGGCAAGCAGGTCGGTGCCTATTTCGTGCCGGATGCAGCAACGCTCTACAGCGCGCAGGTACTGACCCAGCAGCTCTATCCGAAGATCCTGAATACGCTGCGCGAACTTGCCGGTGGCGGCATGATCATGCTGCCCTCCTCGGTCGACGACTTCGGCAATCCGGAACTGGCGCGCCTCATCGACAAGACGCAGCAGTCGCCGGCCGCCTCCTCGCGGGACCGCGTCAAATTCTACAAGCTTGCCTGGGATGCCGTCGGCTCCGAGTTCGGCTCGCGCCATCACCAGTACGAAATGTTCTATGCCGGCGCGACCTTCGTGACGAAGAACCACGCCTTCCGCACCTACGACTGGTCCGCCGCCGACGGCCTGCTGCAGAACATGCTCGATTCCTATTCGCTCGAGGACAGCCTGAAGGCCGCCGAAGCTGCGTGA